One region of Peribacillus simplex genomic DNA includes:
- a CDS encoding MFS transporter translates to MKKSRVLFASLAGSVIEWYDFYLYGTATGLVFTTLFFPNHDPAISLLLAFVTFGAGYAARPIGSILFGHMGDRIGRKAALMFTLIGMGGSSMLIGVLPTYAQVGLAAPAILVVLRLIQGISLGGEWGGAILLATESAPKGVRGLYGSIPQLGVPIGLVAGSFSLTLISSLTTDAQFLAWGWRIPFLLSGVLIALAIWVRSGIEETTEFQQQKDSGDLAKVPIIETLKHDWRSVLQVIGLKIGDGFFNVFIMSYVLVFTTMYFGYSRDSALTALTIGCATMLVTIPFIGYISDFIGRKIIYFGGLILLFILAIPYFTMIGQGVGWFYFMQAIVLGVVWGAIFSTQGTLFSELFPAKVRYTGLSLGYQVAAAIAGFGPLIWTTMAESYGPSPLVFGGFMMTGLVISLALCLLLPHSSRIIETDQTLKPDELDLN, encoded by the coding sequence ATGAAAAAAAGTCGAGTTCTTTTCGCTAGTTTAGCCGGTTCCGTTATCGAGTGGTATGATTTTTATTTATACGGGACAGCAACGGGCTTAGTTTTTACAACTCTATTCTTCCCCAATCATGATCCTGCCATTTCACTTCTTCTCGCCTTTGTCACTTTCGGGGCAGGTTACGCAGCCCGTCCAATCGGGAGCATCCTCTTCGGTCATATGGGTGATCGCATCGGGCGGAAGGCAGCACTCATGTTTACACTAATTGGCATGGGCGGGAGTTCAATGCTTATCGGTGTTCTGCCCACTTATGCCCAGGTTGGTTTGGCGGCACCCGCTATCTTGGTGGTGCTGAGGTTGATTCAAGGAATTTCCCTGGGAGGTGAATGGGGCGGAGCCATCCTATTGGCAACGGAATCTGCTCCAAAGGGTGTCCGTGGGTTATATGGATCCATTCCCCAACTAGGGGTACCCATCGGTTTAGTTGCCGGTTCGTTCAGCCTAACCCTTATAAGTTCCTTGACAACCGATGCCCAATTTTTAGCTTGGGGTTGGCGAATTCCTTTCCTTTTAAGCGGTGTACTGATTGCATTGGCAATCTGGGTAAGGAGTGGAATTGAGGAAACGACGGAGTTCCAGCAACAGAAAGATAGCGGTGATCTTGCGAAAGTTCCCATTATTGAAACGTTGAAACACGATTGGAGAAGTGTGCTGCAAGTAATCGGACTAAAAATCGGGGACGGGTTCTTCAATGTATTCATCATGTCCTATGTTCTCGTCTTTACTACAATGTATTTCGGTTATTCACGAGATTCAGCCTTGACCGCTTTAACGATTGGCTGTGCTACAATGCTAGTTACCATTCCATTCATTGGTTACATTTCTGATTTTATCGGTCGAAAAATTATTTATTTTGGGGGCCTGATTCTCCTTTTCATCTTGGCTATCCCATATTTCACAATGATTGGGCAAGGGGTCGGCTGGTTCTATTTTATGCAGGCAATTGTGCTCGGAGTCGTCTGGGGAGCCATTTTTTCTACACAAGGAACATTATTCTCAGAGCTCTTTCCAGCAAAGGTCCGTTATACTGGATTATCCCTCGGATATCAGGTCGCGGCAGCCATTGCAGGTTTCGGTCCCCTCATCTGGACCACCATGGCGGAATCATATGGCCCATCCCCTTTGGTATTTGGCGGATTCATGATGACAGGCCTCGTAATCTCCCTAGCACTCTGTCTGCTATTACCGCATTCCAGTAGAATCATCGAAACGGATCAAACTCTTAAACCCGATGAGCTGGATTTGAACTGA
- a CDS encoding IDEAL domain-containing protein, giving the protein MEKQLPGTSLEPEEMAEMVLKKALSDYRKAQIEKEIDDSLRNRDKEEFLRLTEILKGIS; this is encoded by the coding sequence ATGGAGAAGCAATTGCCAGGAACATCGCTTGAACCTGAAGAGATGGCTGAAATGGTTTTAAAAAAGGCACTTAGTGATTATCGGAAAGCACAAATTGAAAAAGAAATCGATGACTCATTAAGAAATCGTGATAAGGAAGAGTTCCTTCGTTTAACTGAAATATTGAAGGGCATTTCATGA
- a CDS encoding sigma-54 interaction domain-containing protein, translating into MYDDMLEEELNKIIETSNNNILITDQDGIILYSNPKLWEIYGMESDSYIGTSVYQLESEGLLTPSINAIVLKEKKAKRIMQHTKTGHVVMSTGYPIFNKDGLLVRVISYGQDQTEILQLQDQFEQLQRKVKGYQTEVEDLREKELDYHDMIARSNETKQILKTIHNVAKTDATILLLGPSGVGKSTFARAVHDQSNRKKEPFIEVNCSTIPDSLFESEIFGYEPGSFTGADKQGRQGLVEQADSGTLFLDEIGELPLAMQAKLLKVLQEKKIKRIGGKKENYINFRLVAATNQDLKGMVSQGKFRLDLFYRLNVIPIQIPALHERKEDIPLLIQHYLKKTNDKYQKFKKIHPSTYEVLTHYNWPGNIRELENLIERLILTIEVPNIFPEHLPQSITGQIEQPEDSTFLAIEKECEENFDLKKTLEKVEMQLIAKAWKQCKTTYEMAYHLGISQPTVIYKLKKYKKYF; encoded by the coding sequence ATGTATGACGATATGCTGGAGGAAGAACTTAATAAGATCATTGAAACATCGAATAATAACATCCTCATTACCGATCAAGATGGAATCATTTTATATTCCAATCCAAAGCTTTGGGAGATTTATGGTATGGAAAGTGATTCTTATATCGGTACCTCTGTCTATCAATTAGAAAGTGAGGGCCTTCTCACACCATCCATCAACGCGATTGTTTTAAAAGAAAAAAAAGCGAAGCGTATAATGCAACATACAAAAACAGGTCATGTTGTCATGTCAACTGGCTATCCCATTTTTAATAAGGACGGACTTCTCGTTAGGGTAATCAGCTATGGCCAGGATCAAACCGAGATTCTGCAATTGCAAGATCAATTTGAGCAATTACAACGAAAAGTAAAAGGCTATCAAACCGAAGTCGAGGATTTAAGAGAAAAGGAACTGGATTACCATGATATGATCGCTAGAAGTAATGAAACGAAGCAGATTTTAAAAACGATCCATAATGTTGCAAAAACCGATGCCACGATTCTCTTATTAGGACCATCCGGGGTAGGGAAAAGCACTTTTGCCCGTGCTGTTCATGACCAAAGCAACCGAAAGAAAGAACCTTTTATCGAAGTGAATTGCAGCACGATACCTGATAGTTTGTTTGAATCCGAAATATTCGGCTATGAGCCGGGATCATTTACAGGGGCAGATAAACAAGGAAGGCAAGGCCTGGTTGAGCAGGCTGACAGCGGAACTCTTTTCTTAGATGAAATCGGGGAACTCCCACTTGCCATGCAAGCTAAATTACTGAAAGTATTACAGGAAAAAAAGATAAAGCGTATCGGCGGAAAAAAAGAAAACTATATTAACTTCCGCCTTGTTGCAGCAACTAATCAAGATCTGAAGGGGATGGTTAGTCAAGGTAAATTTAGATTAGACTTATTTTATCGTTTGAATGTGATTCCCATCCAAATTCCGGCTTTGCATGAACGTAAAGAAGATATACCACTCTTAATACAACATTATTTAAAGAAAACGAATGATAAATACCAGAAATTCAAAAAAATCCATCCATCGACTTATGAAGTTTTGACCCATTATAATTGGCCCGGGAATATACGAGAATTAGAAAACCTAATTGAACGGTTAATCCTGACCATTGAAGTGCCAAATATATTTCCCGAACACCTTCCACAATCCATCACAGGGCAAATAGAGCAGCCCGAAGATTCCACTTTCTTGGCAATCGAAAAAGAATGTGAAGAGAATTTCGATTTAAAGAAGACACTGGAAAAGGTTGAAATGCAACTGATTGCTAAAGCATGGAAACAATGTAAAACCACCTACGAAATGGCATACCATTTGGGCATCAGTCAGCCAACGGTCATCTATAAATTAAAGAAATACAAAAAGTATTTTTAA